From a region of the Lactuca sativa cultivar Salinas chromosome 4, Lsat_Salinas_v11, whole genome shotgun sequence genome:
- the LOC111898817 gene encoding protein CHLORORESPIRATORY REDUCTION 42, chloroplastic — protein sequence MASASSLHISITIPLSSPANRLSLSDISSIGFSEKKKCRSIQNNPSFVHRIMCSSKDPSAETEKGLTPKSSESLKIGSPIIIVEAPKMLKTAASMPCLRVNSGLVKAGDVGRIMARKPKDVWAVRLAIGTYLIDGIYFKPLQLDENN from the exons ATGGCGTCTGCTTCATCTCTGCACATTTCAATAACGATTCCACTCTCTTCACCCGCAAATCGCCTTTCCTTGAGCGACATTTCGTCAATTGGATTTTCTGAGAAGAAAAAG TGCAGAAGCATCCAAAATAATCCGAGTTTTGTTCATCGAATCATGTGTTCATCAAAAGATCCATCAGCTGAAACAGAAAAAGGGCTCACACCAAAATCATCTGAATCACTAAAGATTGGGTCACCAATCATCATAGTGGAAGCTCCTAAAATGTTGAAGACAGCAGCTTCTATGCCTTGTCTCAGAGTTAATTCAGGTTTAGTTAAAGCGGGTGATGTTGGAAG AATTATGGCAAGGAAGCCTAAGGATGTATGGGCAGTTCGTTTAGCCATTGGTACTTATCTCATTGATGGAATCTACTTCAAGCCTTTACAATTAGatgaaaataattaa